In Leptotrichia sp. oral taxon 221, the DNA window TTCACATCATAATGTCCAATATAAGTTTTTCCTTCAACTTTTTTCAAATTTTCTGACACTTTACAAGAATAATTTTTAGATTCTTCCATTTTTTTTATCAATCTTTTATCTTCTCTCGTAATTGTACCATTTTCAAATATTTTTGCTGTTCCACCAAAAATAGATAAACTCATAAGTCCTACACATCCTAAAATTAATTTTTTCATAATCTCCCTCTTTTTCTTTTCCTAAACACTAAAAATAATCATAAAAAACAAATTATATTTTCCAACCCAATTATATCATAAAAAATAGAAAAAGGTTATCTAAAATTAATTAGACAACCTATTTTTTCTCAAATTAAATCACATTTGACAAAATTTTATAAAATAATATCTTCAACAGGCAAAATAACTGCTCCCATCGAAATTCCACGACCTAAATCTATCTTCATAATTTTAATAATCCGTATAATCTCTTGTGCGTGCCTATCTTCCAAATAAGTAACTAAAATACTGTCTGTCCCTGGCCAAACATGTGTATTAAAATGTTTAAAAGTTTTACTCCAAGAACTATGAACAGCTGGAACTATAAAATATTGATCTATTCCATACTCTCTTAATTCTTCTTTCATTTTTTCCGTATAAAATGAATCAAAATATATTTCTAATCTTTTCACAAAATTCTCCCCTCTAATTTTTATAAATATAATTTTGTCTGATAACTCATAAAAATTAACTTTTATAAGTTACCAAACACTTTAATAAATCAAAGAATCGAATTATTTAGCATATCCTCTTCTTTCTTCTTCTTTTTCCTGTCTTCTCTTTTCTTCTTTTTCTTTTTGTTTTCTCTCTTTTCTTTCTTCAACCAACGAATATAACACTGGTGTAAAGAACAATGTCAAGATTGTACAGAATGAAAGTCCAAACATTACTGCAATCGCCATTCCTTGATAGTATCCCGAACTTCCTTTACTCGAGAATACCATTGGCAACCAACCTAATACTGTTGTAAGCGTTGTCATTAAAATTGGTCGTAGTCTTGAACCACAGGCTTCTACTAAGGCATCATGAATCGACCAGCCTTTTTTCCGCAATCCCGCAACGAAATCAAGCATTACAATCGCATTATTAACCGCCATACCAAATAACATCAAGATACCAATCATAACGAACATACTAAGTTGTACTCTGGTTATCGCTAATCCTAAAATTACTCCAATCATTGATAATGGCAATGTTGTCATAATCATAAGTGGCAAGATAAATGATTCCAACTGAACCGCAAGTACTGTATAAATCAACACAATCGCAAGTAACAAGTCTTTCTTAATTTGTCCACCCATTTCAGATTGGTTTTTAGCTTGTCCTGCTACCCCAATTTTGTATCCTTCAGCTGGATTTGCCTTCTTGAATGACTGTTGAATAAATGTCGCTGCATCGTTAAATCCTTTTGATTTATCCAAGTTTGCACCAACTGTTACAATTCTTTTACCATTTTCTGTTGAAATAGTTGACGCACTTTCTTCATATTGCATTGTAGCAATATCTCCTAATCTAACATAAGTTCCTTTATTAGTTTTTATCTCTAAATCCATAATTTTATTCAATGAATTTTTTTGATTTTTTTCCAATTCCAACACTACATCCAATGTTTCTGTACTTTGAGTTACATCAATTGGATTTGCTGATCCAGATGCTGTCATAAATAGCATTTGAGTAATATCTGTTACAGTTATTCCATAACTTTCTGCTTTTACTCTGTCAACTTCCAATTTAGCTTGTGGATATCCACCTTCAGTCGATGACTTAACATCCTTAAACCAAGACTGACTCTTCATATCATTCATTATCGAATTTGCAATTCTATTTAATTCTTGTGGGTCATCACCTTCTATTTGAAACGAATAATCTTTCTGCGATGAACGACCTCCTGCTTTTTGTGGTGAAACCGCAAGTGTTACATTTGGTAAATCTTTTAATTTTTCTCTGACACGGTTCATTGCCTTCATCGTATCTTTCTTTACATCGACATTTATTGTCGCTGCACTTTTTGAGGCAATAACATTTATATCTTTAGTCGCTGGATCTGCTTTTACAACAGCTTCCATTTTATTTGCAATATCTTTTGACACATCTAAATCTAATCCTGTCGCAAGTGTCGCAACTACCGAATATTGATTATCGTCAATCGTTGGAAAGAACGTAGTTTTTACCGTTTTTCCTATTCCAAATACAACTATAACAAATGTTATTGTAACTCCAATTACCATTTTCCATCTATTTTCCAATACTTTTGCCACTAATTCTTTATATTTATCTCTAAATGCATTAAATTTAGCAGCTTTTTCAGCATTATCTGATATTTTTTTAACATCTAAAAATAAACTCGAAGCCATTGGAACCCATAACATCGCAACAATAATCGAAGCTGACAACGCAAACATCATTGAAAATGCAATACTCTTAAATACTTCCTTAGCAAGTCCTTCAAATAATATAATTGGTAAAAATACACAAACTGAAGTTGCAGTTGACGCCATCATCGGAAGAATTACTTCATTTGTACCCCGTATCGCTGCTACATCTGCTGGTTCCTTATTAATCTGAATGTGATCAAAAATATTATCCAGCGTAACAACTCCGTTATCTACTAATGATCCAACTGCAAGTGATAATCCCATTAACGAAACCATATTCAATGTTATCCCTTGTGTTGTAAGTAAGAAGAATGTAAACATTGCTGAAATCGGAATCAATGTTCCCACAACTAATGACGCTCTCAAGTTTTTCAAGAATACAAAAAGTACTATGATTGTAATGATAACCGCTTGTATCCCAGAACTTGCAACATTTTTTATTGATTCACTAACTTTTTCACTGTTATCAACTATTATATTATAACTAGAACCTTCTGGAAATAATGGTTTTGCTTCTTTCAAAGTTTCCTTAGCCTTTTTAGCAACCTCCACCAAGTTACCATCTTTACTCTTTTGAATCATAACGGCAACCATTTCTTTTCCATTATATGTTACATATGATGTAGGATCCTCTGTTCCATACTCAACTTTTGCCACATCAGCCAATCTAACTGTTTGATTATTTTGATTTGAAATAACGATATCCTGAATTTGATCAAGCTCTTTTAATTCTCCATCAACTTTTAGGATAAATTCTTTCGTCCCATCAGTTATTGTACCTGCTGGTGTTACCGTATTAGCTGCTTTTATTTTACTATAAATTTCTGCCGCTGACAAATTATATTCCTTTAATCTAGCTGGATCCAGCCAAACTTTAATTTGTCTTGTCGCATTACCCATTACAGAAATATTACCGATACCTCTATTTCTCTTCAATCTAGGTTGTAATGTTTCTTCAACAAATGATGTTATTAACTCTTTATTTTTCCCAGTAATTCCAATCATTAACGCCATGTTGGAACTCCCTGCTATATCTAATTTTGATACTGTAGGATCTTTAAAGTTATCATCATCTGGCAATTGTCCTTTTATTTTATCTATTTGTGTTTGAACTTGTACTTGTTTAATATCTGTATCTACACCATAGTTAAACTCTATCGTAACTACTGATGAACCATAAGATGAAGATGTTGTAATATTTTTAATTCCATCTACATTCAATGCCGCATCTTCAATTTTTTTAGATACTTGTGTTTTTACATCTTCCGCTGTCGCTCCAGTCCAAGTGGCATTAACAACAACTATCGGTATATCATAATCTGGTATTCTTTCCTGTTTCATACCTGTCATCGCTACCCAACCAGCAAAAATCATAAATATAAGTATCATCGTTGTCGACACTACTCTCTTCGTTGCAAATTCTGCTACTGTCATTTTATCTCATACGATTGCAATAACCGTATGCTCCTTTCTCTATTTTTCTATTACTGCACAATATTTACTTTTTCATTCGCTTGTACAACATTTTGTCCATCAACAACTAACTGATCACCAGCTGTCAAGCCATCACCAGTCACTGCCGCATAAGTTTCATTTTGATTAGAAATATTTATCGGTATCATAACTGCTTTTCCATCTCTAATAACATAAATAAC includes these proteins:
- a CDS encoding PG0541 family transporter-associated protein, whose protein sequence is MKRLEIYFDSFYTEKMKEELREYGIDQYFIVPAVHSSWSKTFKHFNTHVWPGTDSILVTYLEDRHAQEIIRIIKIMKIDLGRGISMGAVILPVEDIIL
- a CDS encoding efflux RND transporter permease subunit: MTVAEFATKRVVSTTMILIFMIFAGWVAMTGMKQERIPDYDIPIVVVNATWTGATAEDVKTQVSKKIEDAALNVDGIKNITTSSSYGSSVVTIEFNYGVDTDIKQVQVQTQIDKIKGQLPDDDNFKDPTVSKLDIAGSSNMALMIGITGKNKELITSFVEETLQPRLKRNRGIGNISVMGNATRQIKVWLDPARLKEYNLSAAEIYSKIKAANTVTPAGTITDGTKEFILKVDGELKELDQIQDIVISNQNNQTVRLADVAKVEYGTEDPTSYVTYNGKEMVAVMIQKSKDGNLVEVAKKAKETLKEAKPLFPEGSSYNIIVDNSEKVSESIKNVASSGIQAVIITIIVLFVFLKNLRASLVVGTLIPISAMFTFFLLTTQGITLNMVSLMGLSLAVGSLVDNGVVTLDNIFDHIQINKEPADVAAIRGTNEVILPMMASTATSVCVFLPIILFEGLAKEVFKSIAFSMMFALSASIIVAMLWVPMASSLFLDVKKISDNAEKAAKFNAFRDKYKELVAKVLENRWKMVIGVTITFVIVVFGIGKTVKTTFFPTIDDNQYSVVATLATGLDLDVSKDIANKMEAVVKADPATKDINVIASKSAATINVDVKKDTMKAMNRVREKLKDLPNVTLAVSPQKAGGRSSQKDYSFQIEGDDPQELNRIANSIMNDMKSQSWFKDVKSSTEGGYPQAKLEVDRVKAESYGITVTDITQMLFMTASGSANPIDVTQSTETLDVVLELEKNQKNSLNKIMDLEIKTNKGTYVRLGDIATMQYEESASTISTENGKRIVTVGANLDKSKGFNDAATFIQQSFKKANPAEGYKIGVAGQAKNQSEMGGQIKKDLLLAIVLIYTVLAVQLESFILPLMIMTTLPLSMIGVILGLAITRVQLSMFVMIGILMLFGMAVNNAIVMLDFVAGLRKKGWSIHDALVEACGSRLRPILMTTLTTVLGWLPMVFSSKGSSGYYQGMAIAVMFGLSFCTILTLFFTPVLYSLVEERKERKQKEKEEKRRQEKEEERRGYAK